A region of Solanum dulcamara chromosome 7, daSolDulc1.2, whole genome shotgun sequence DNA encodes the following proteins:
- the LOC129894937 gene encoding formin-like protein 20 isoform X3, producing MALFRRFFYRKPPDRLLEISERVYVFDCCFSTDVLDEDEYKTYMGGIVAQLQDHCADASFMVFNFREGDRRSQISDILSQYDMTVMDYPRQYEGCPLLPLEMIHHFLRSSESWLSLEGQQNVLLMHCERGGWPVLAFMLAGLLLYRKQYTGEHKTLEMVYKQAPRELLHLLSPLNPQPSQLRYLQYISRKNFGSEWLPSDTPFALDCIILSSPPLFDGGRGCRPVLRIYGQDPASTTSNRSSKLLFSTPKTKKHARFYQQEECSRVKIDIHCRVQGDVVLECVHLEDDLVREEMMFRVMFHTTFIRSNVLMLLRDDVDVLWDAKDQFPRGFKAEVLFSDPDAVPSVVTEEVPSEDENGTEGASPEEFFEVEEIFSNAVDGQDGRGESGAHIVNESLEDDDSIEIIWKEEVEHHAFQDCASDEVNHKQEGKMDSNRSASGKNILGDRDNSIPSRVVVSNGTSNMESELVISGDCAASENGELKQDKEGTLRQKKLEREGLQQKVSVDTNKQKSDKTASSLKKQSFSSAKPAADGVGPKNKSKQQESQGTVLRPAKPNAVSRWIPPNKGSYTSSMHVSYPPSRYNSAPPVLALTKDFQSGVKLQSPSPQASSEAVASSEAGRVSGKDSSCSASGMSMFEASVATMSAPESVESQALQLHPSPPSPLLSPSPSAPSHETSDTEVAGTNSPSATSDLSLQGSNITTASLIQPDPNSPPALAAAPPPPLCRPSLSLSSNIQSFSPPPPPPPPPPPPSTSSRMTPLGAFSPPPSPPPPPPLPSSSSVINVGKVLPPPPPPPLWMGHGTSSEVVSSSLPPPPPPPPPIYASIVPRLASFGGSTSPPPPPMRTGYSLPPPPPPPPPPPPPPPRILHSSQVAPPPPPPPPLRNAPPPPPPPPSTYAPPPSPPPLYNTSSAPPPPPPPLYNTSSAPPPPPPLFSRAPSPPPPPPPPFSRTPTPPPPPPPPFSRTPTPPPPPPPPFSRAPTPPPPPPSMRGPTPPPGGGPPPPPPPPGGRPPPPPPPIRGAPPPPPPPGGRAPGPPPPPPPGGHAPGPPPPPPPGGRAPGPPPPPPPGGRAPGPPPPPGAPRPPGGGPPPPPPFGAKGPAVARGLPAGRGQGFSRAAGGVAPRRSNLKPLHWSKVTRALQGSLWDELQRNGETQLSPEFDFSELETLFSATVPKSDNAGKSGGRRKSVGSKPDRVHLVDLRRANNTEIMLTKVKMPLPDMMAAALAMDESILDADQVENLIKFCPTKDEMELLKNYTGDKELLGKCEQVWAN from the exons ATGGCGCTGTTCAGACGGTTCTTCTATAGGAAGCCGCCGGATCGGCTTCTAGAGATCTCTGAGCGAGTATATG TGTTTGATTGCTGCTTCTCCACTGACGTGTTGGATGAAGATGAGTACAAGACATATATGGGAGGGATTGTAGCTCAGCTGCAGGACCACTGTGCAGATGCTTCTTTCATGGTTTTTAACTTTAGGGAAGGTGATAGGAGGAGCCAAATATCTGACATATTGTCCCAGTATGATATGACTGTGATGGATTATCCTCGGCAGTATGAAGGGTGTCCACTTCTGCCTCTGGAGATGATCCACCACTTCTTGCGCTCGAGTGAGAGTTGGCTTTCACTTGAGGGTCAGCAAAACGTCCTGTTAATGCACTGTGAGAGGGGAGGCTGGCCTGTACTTGCTTTTATGCTTGCTGGGCTTCTTTTGTACCGAAAACAGTACACCGGTGAGCATAAAACTCTTGAAATGGTCTACAAGCAGGCCCCTAGGGAGCTTCTCCATCTTTTGTCACCTCTGAATCCACAACCATCTCAGCTTAGATATCTCCAGTACATCTCCAGAAAAAATTTTGGTTCAGAATGGCTTCCATCAGATACACCTTTTGCCTTAGATTGCATCATACTTAGTTCTCCTCCTCTATTTGATGGCGGGAGAGGCTGTCGACCTGTACTTCGCATCTATGGACAGGACCCTGCTTCAACAACCTCTAATAGGAGCTCTAAGCTCCTCTTTTCAACTCCAAAGACAAAAAAACATGCTCGCTTCTACCAACAG GAAGAGTGTTCACGGGTGAAAATTGACATCCATTGTCGTGTCCAAGGAGATGTTGTTCTCGAGTGTGTCCATTTGGAAGATGACCTAGTAAGAGAAGAAATGATGTTCAGGGTCATGTTCCACACCACATTTATTCGTTCAAATGTTTTGATGTTATTGCGTGATGATGTTGATGTCCTGTGGGATGCAAAAGACCAATTTCCGAGAGGGTTCAAAGCTGAG GTACTCTTTTCGGATCCTGATGCTGTTCCATCTGTTGTCACTGAAGAAGTGCCTAGTGAGGATGAGAATGGGACTGAAGGTGCTTCACCTGAGGAGTTTTTTGAAGTCGAAGAGATATTCAGCAATGCTGTTGATGGGCAGGATGGAAGGGGGGAATCTGGAGCCCACATTGTCAATGAAAGTTTGGAGGATGATGATAGTATTGAAATAATCTGGAAAGAGGAGGTGGAACATCATGCATTTCAAGATTGTGCATCAGACGAAGTAAATCACAAGCAAGAAGGAAAGATGGATTCTAATCGTTCTGCAtcaggaaaaaatattttaggagataGAGACAACTCTATACCCTCCAGGGTTGTAGTTTCCAATGGTACTAGCAACATGGAATCAGAACTGGTTATATCTGGGGATTGTGCTGCATCAGAAAATGGGGAGCTAAAGCAAGATAAAGAAGGCACTCTGAGACAGAAGAAGTTAGAGAGGGAAGGTTTGCAACAGAAGGTGAGTGTTGATACTAATAAACAAAAAAGTGACAAGACAGCCTCATCTCTGAAGAAACAATCATTCTCCAGTGCAAAACCTGCCGCTGATGGGGTAGGTCCGAAAAATAAATCTAAACAGCAGGAAAGCCAAGGCACTGTTTTACGGCCAGCAAAGCCTAATGCAGTGTCCCGGTGGATCCCTCCCAACAAAGGTTCTTACACTAGTTCAATGCATGTATCATATCCACCATCAAGGTATAACAGTGCTCCCCCTGTGCTTGCTCTCACCAAGGATTTTCAATCTGGGGTTAAATTACAGTCACCATCTCCTCAAGCTTCTTCAGAAGCTGTAGCTTCTTCTGAAGCAGGTCGTGTTTCAGGGAAAGACTCTTCATGTTCTGCATCGGGTATGTCAATGTTTGAGGCATCTGTTGCTACAATGTCTGCCCCAGAATCAGTTGAAAGCCAGGCCCTGCAGCTTCATCCATCTCCTCCAAGTCCGCTTCTTTCTCCATCGCCGAGTGCTCCATCTCATGAAACTTCTGATACTGAGGTAGCAGGAACTAATTCACCATCAGCTACTTCAGATTTGTCTTTACAGGGGAGCAATATTACGACAGCTTCTTTGATTCAGCCAGACCCTAATTCTCCACCTGCTTTGGCTGCAGCTCCCCCGCCACCTTTGTGCAGGCCATCCTTGTCACTTTCAAGTAACATCCAGTCATTTTCACCTCCTCCACCTCCCCCACCCCCTCCGCCTCCACCATCAACTAGCTCGAGGATGACTCCGCTGGGTGCCTTTTCTCCTCCCCCCTcaccaccacctcctccacCTTTGCCCTCATCATCCAGTGTAATAAATGTTGGAAAGGTCTTGCCACCACCCCCTCCACCACCCCTTTGGATGGGGCATGGAACTTCCTCAGAAGTAGTATCTAGTTCATTGCCACCTCCACCTCCTCCACCTCCTCCTATATATGCATCCATTGTACCAAGATTGGCTAGCTTTGGGGGTTCCACATCTCCACCACCTCCTCCTATGCGTACCGGCTATTCTCTtcctccaccaccaccaccaccaccaccaccacctcctcCTCCCCCACGAATCCTACATAGCTCGCAAGTTGCTCCACCTCCACCACCCCCACCACCTTTGCGAAATGCTCCTCCTCCACCACCCCCACCTCCTTCAACATACGCTCCCCCTCCCTCTCCCCCTCCTTTATACAATACTTCATCTGcaccccctccccctccccctcctTTATACAATACTTCATCTGCACCACCTCCCCCTCCCCCTCTTTTTTCTAGAGCGCCAAGTCCACCACCTCCTCCTCCCCCTCCTTTTTCTAGAACGCCAACTCCACCACCTCCTCCTCCCCCTCCTTTTTCTAGAACGCCAACTCCACCACCTCCTCCTCCCCCTCCTTTTTCTAGAGCGCCAACTCCACCTCCTCCACCTCCTTCTATGCGGGGGCCTACCCCTCCTCCGGGAGGTGGCCCTCCACCTCCTCCACCTCCTCCTGGAGGTCGCCCTCCTCCTCCACCTCCACCAATACGTGGAGCTCCACCGCCTCCTCCTCCTCCGGGAGGTCGTGCACCTGGTCCACCTCCCCCACCTCCTCCGGGAGGACATGCACCTGGTCCACCCCCCCCACCCCCTCCGGGAGGGCGTGCACCTGGTCCACCTCCCCCACCCCCTCCGGGAGGACGCGCACCTGGTCCACCTCCTCCACCGGGAGCTCCAAGACCTCCAGGTGGTGGACCTCCCCCACCACCACCATTTGGTGCTAAAGGACCTGCAGTTGCCAGAGGCCTTCCTGCAGGGAGAGGGCAGGGATTTTCACGCGCAGCTGGTGGTGTAGCCCCTAGAAGATCTAACTTAAAGCCGTTGCATTGGAGCAAGGTAACTAGGGCACTGCAAGGAAGCTTATGGGATGAACTACAAAGAAATGGAGAGACTCAATT GTCACCAGAATTCGATTTTTCAGAGCTTGAGACTCTTTTCTCTGCTACAGTCCCCAAGTCAGATAATGCGGGTAAATCTGGAGGCAGAAGGAAGTCTGTTGGGTCTAAACCTGATAGGGTTCACCTG GTTGACTTGAGGAGGGCAAATAATACTGAAATTATGCTCACAAAGGTGAAAATGCCACTGCCTGACATGATG GCCGCTGCCCTCGCAATGGATGAGTCAATTTTAGATGCTGACCAGGTGGAGAATCTGATCAAGTTTTGTCCTACAAAAGATGAGATGGAACTTCTTAAG AATTACACTGGTGATAAGGAGCTCCTGGGAAAGTGTGAACAG GTATGGGCAAATTGA